One window of uncultured Trichococcus sp. genomic DNA carries:
- a CDS encoding N-acetylmuramoyl-L-alanine amidase, translating into MKTIAKNRHLFFLTLVLLFVGLGSFGTVALANYTTVSISASIVNVRSGPGLSYDIMTQIQGGSTVNVLADKNEWYKVRLSDGRIGWVASWLINNTEIAATSELLATVLVPSANVRQENNETSEVVGTASEGEKFALLYEENGWSQIQYNNKVAWILSELIEISPGSIQLAPETVDTTAVVADDANPKVIITMDGVNVRSGPSTGSAILFIAEKDEEYELISESGDFYKILYEGNKEGYVASWLVETSESLNTPVTASSTTTLAEATIVIDPGHGGEDPGAEGTYIYEKEVTLKTAQVVADKLRSAGANVILTRTSDIYVTLEDRAEMSNVNNADLFISLHYDSTASGTSATGFTTYYYADKDIPLANLVDDHLADNLPLQDNGSKFGDFLVTRENDQPALLLELGYMNNDSDVKTFNSDYYRSLVAESIYQALTEYFQ; encoded by the coding sequence GTGAAGACTATCGCAAAAAATAGACATCTTTTCTTCTTGACGCTTGTTTTGCTATTTGTCGGATTGGGCTCCTTCGGTACGGTAGCATTAGCCAACTATACTACGGTCAGCATCTCAGCCAGCATCGTAAATGTCCGGTCCGGCCCAGGCTTATCCTACGACATCATGACGCAAATACAAGGCGGGTCCACAGTAAACGTTTTGGCCGACAAGAACGAATGGTATAAAGTCAGGCTTTCGGACGGAAGGATCGGTTGGGTTGCCAGCTGGCTGATCAACAACACCGAAATCGCGGCAACATCCGAATTGCTGGCAACGGTCCTGGTACCCTCCGCCAACGTCCGGCAAGAGAACAACGAAACATCTGAAGTCGTCGGAACGGCCAGTGAAGGCGAAAAATTCGCCCTGTTGTACGAAGAGAACGGCTGGAGCCAAATCCAGTACAACAATAAAGTCGCTTGGATATTGTCGGAACTGATCGAAATTTCGCCAGGCAGCATCCAGTTGGCGCCGGAAACAGTCGATACCACAGCAGTTGTTGCAGACGACGCGAATCCAAAGGTGATCATCACAATGGATGGCGTTAATGTCCGCAGCGGCCCTTCGACAGGCAGCGCTATCCTGTTCATTGCCGAAAAAGACGAAGAGTACGAACTGATCAGCGAATCCGGTGATTTCTATAAGATCCTTTACGAAGGGAACAAGGAAGGCTACGTCGCCTCCTGGTTGGTGGAAACATCCGAGTCGCTCAATACGCCGGTCACTGCGTCCTCCACCACGACTCTCGCCGAAGCGACCATCGTGATCGACCCGGGCCACGGAGGAGAAGATCCAGGTGCGGAAGGTACTTACATTTACGAGAAGGAAGTCACACTCAAAACTGCTCAGGTTGTGGCGGACAAATTACGCAGTGCCGGAGCCAACGTCATATTGACGCGCACCTCTGATATTTATGTAACCTTGGAAGATCGGGCCGAAATGAGCAATGTCAACAATGCCGACCTGTTCATCAGCTTGCATTATGACTCCACAGCAAGCGGCACTTCCGCGACTGGCTTCACGACTTATTACTACGCGGATAAGGATATTCCGTTGGCAAATCTGGTCGATGATCACTTAGCTGACAATTTGCCGTTGCAGGACAATGGTTCCAAATTTGGCGACTTCTTGGTCACACGCGAAAACGATCAGCCTGCCTTATTGTTGGAGCTTGGGTATATGAACAACGACTCGGATGTCAAGACCTTCAACTCCGATTACTACCGCTCGTTGGTCGCCGAAAGCATCTACCAAGCATTAACTGAGTATTTCCAATAA
- the dtd gene encoding D-aminoacyl-tRNA deacylase, protein MRVVVQKVTEASVAVDGEIIGEIGEGFMLLVGIGKDDTQEDVHYLARKISNLRVFEDEEGKMNRALKDVDGAILSISQFTLFADTKKGNRPSFTNAAPPETGEALYQALNELLRAEGFPVASGKFGAHMAVSLINDGPVTILIDSKNK, encoded by the coding sequence ATGCGTGTAGTTGTACAGAAAGTGACGGAAGCCTCCGTCGCGGTTGATGGGGAAATCATCGGGGAAATAGGTGAAGGCTTCATGCTTTTGGTCGGCATCGGCAAGGACGACACTCAAGAAGATGTGCACTACCTTGCCCGTAAAATTTCGAATCTCAGGGTTTTCGAAGATGAAGAAGGCAAAATGAACCGCGCCTTGAAGGATGTGGATGGAGCCATCCTTTCGATATCCCAGTTCACCTTGTTCGCTGACACAAAAAAAGGCAATCGCCCAAGCTTCACCAATGCGGCCCCTCCGGAAACGGGGGAGGCGCTCTATCAAGCGCTCAACGAGCTGCTAAGAGCGGAGGGTTTTCCTGTGGCATCGGGTAAGTTCGGTGCGCACATGGCTGTTAGTCTGATCAACGATGGCCCTGTAACCATCCTCATCGATTCCAAAAACAAATAA
- a CDS encoding bifunctional (p)ppGpp synthetase/guanosine-3',5'-bis(diphosphate) 3'-pyrophosphohydrolase gives MPKIKTYSPEEVVQLCAEYMNETHVAFVQKACDFAREAHSGQMRKSGEEYFVHPTQVAAILADLKLDPETIATGFLHDVVEDTEYTLEDIEREFSKTVAILVDGVTKLGKIEYKSHEEQQAENHRKMLMAMAKDLRIIMVKLADRLHNMRTLKYHKPEKQRTISNETLEIYAPLAHRLGMNRIKWELEDTSLRYLNPQQYYRIVHLMNSKRDERELYIKDTINKIKESIDELEIEADIYGRPKHINSIYRKMKDQKKQFTEIYDLLAIRVIVHSIKDCYAVLGAIHTKWKPMPGRFKDYIAMPKANMYQSLHTTVIGTQGTPVEIQIRTIEMHQVAEYGVAAHWAYKEGITKKIDPDKMPHQIDWFRDLIDLQDDSKNASEFVESVKEDIFKDKVYVFTPKGDVVELPSGAGPLDFAYNIHTEIGHKTIGAKVNGKIVPLNYKLQNGDIIEVMTSPNSFGPSRDWVNLVSTSKAKNKIKRYFKLQDRDEHVIKGRDMLEKQLTEMEFSPKEFLTKQGIKDLLNRFNVNSEDDLYAAIGFGELSAFIVSNRLTEKARRERDKHKVEQQLDTIEQKTKKDNPKMKIRHEGGVVIQGVDNLLIRISHCCNPVPGDEIVGYITKGRGISVHRKDCPNVQVSGEHGDRLIDVEWEDTGLSNIDYETELTVEGYNRSGLLNEILHVVNTMTKNLSSVNGKVDSNKIAVITLKIGIQNLSQLDKIVDKIKNIPDVYTVRRVTS, from the coding sequence ATGCCGAAAATCAAAACCTATTCGCCTGAAGAGGTTGTGCAGCTATGCGCGGAATATATGAATGAAACCCATGTGGCATTTGTCCAAAAAGCATGTGATTTTGCCAGGGAAGCTCACAGCGGACAGATGCGCAAGTCCGGCGAGGAGTACTTCGTTCATCCGACCCAAGTCGCAGCGATATTGGCAGATTTGAAATTAGATCCAGAAACGATTGCAACCGGATTTTTGCATGATGTTGTGGAAGATACAGAATATACCTTGGAGGATATCGAACGGGAATTTTCTAAAACCGTAGCTATCCTGGTCGATGGCGTCACCAAGTTGGGGAAGATCGAATACAAGTCGCATGAAGAGCAACAGGCCGAAAACCACCGCAAGATGCTGATGGCCATGGCGAAGGATCTGCGGATCATCATGGTGAAATTGGCGGACAGATTGCACAACATGCGCACGCTGAAGTACCATAAGCCGGAAAAACAGCGGACCATATCCAATGAGACACTGGAAATTTACGCACCCTTAGCCCACCGCTTAGGGATGAACCGGATCAAATGGGAACTGGAGGATACGTCGCTCAGGTATCTGAATCCGCAGCAATATTACCGGATTGTTCATTTGATGAACAGCAAACGCGATGAACGGGAACTGTACATCAAAGATACGATCAACAAAATCAAAGAGTCGATCGATGAATTGGAGATTGAGGCCGACATCTATGGCAGGCCGAAGCACATCAACTCCATCTACCGAAAAATGAAGGATCAAAAGAAACAGTTCACGGAAATCTATGATTTGTTGGCTATCCGCGTCATCGTCCATTCCATCAAAGATTGCTATGCCGTTTTGGGCGCCATCCATACGAAATGGAAACCGATGCCGGGCCGGTTCAAAGACTATATCGCCATGCCCAAGGCGAATATGTATCAGTCGCTGCATACGACAGTCATCGGCACGCAGGGAACGCCTGTCGAAATCCAGATCCGGACAATCGAAATGCACCAAGTCGCGGAGTATGGGGTTGCGGCTCATTGGGCATACAAAGAGGGCATCACCAAAAAAATCGATCCTGATAAAATGCCCCATCAGATTGATTGGTTCCGGGATCTGATCGATCTGCAGGATGATTCCAAGAACGCCAGCGAATTTGTCGAAAGTGTCAAAGAGGATATTTTCAAGGACAAAGTGTATGTCTTCACTCCGAAAGGCGATGTCGTTGAATTGCCATCGGGTGCCGGTCCTCTGGATTTCGCCTATAACATCCATACCGAAATCGGACACAAAACCATCGGTGCCAAAGTAAACGGAAAGATCGTCCCTTTGAATTACAAGCTGCAGAATGGCGATATCATCGAAGTGATGACATCCCCGAACTCATTCGGTCCAAGCAGGGACTGGGTCAACTTGGTTTCCACAAGCAAGGCAAAAAACAAAATCAAACGTTATTTCAAGCTGCAGGACCGCGATGAACACGTCATCAAAGGTCGGGATATGCTGGAAAAACAATTGACGGAAATGGAATTCTCGCCAAAGGAATTTCTGACAAAACAAGGGATCAAAGATTTGTTGAATCGCTTCAATGTCAATTCGGAGGATGACCTCTATGCCGCCATCGGCTTCGGTGAACTGTCTGCCTTCATCGTTTCCAACCGTTTGACCGAGAAAGCTCGCCGTGAGCGGGATAAACACAAAGTGGAACAACAGCTGGACACGATTGAGCAAAAAACGAAAAAAGATAATCCTAAAATGAAGATCCGACATGAAGGCGGTGTAGTCATCCAAGGGGTGGATAATCTGCTGATCCGCATCAGCCACTGCTGCAATCCGGTCCCGGGGGATGAAATTGTCGGCTACATCACAAAAGGGCGCGGCATCTCGGTCCATCGGAAAGATTGCCCGAATGTGCAGGTATCGGGAGAACACGGCGACCGCTTGATCGATGTCGAATGGGAAGATACCGGATTGTCCAATATCGATTACGAAACCGAATTGACGGTCGAGGGCTACAATCGCTCCGGTCTGTTGAACGAAATTCTGCATGTGGTGAACACGATGACAAAAAATCTCAGCAGCGTCAACGGGAAAGTCGACAGCAATAAAATTGCGGTCATTACGTTGAAGATCGGGATACAAAATTTGAGCCAACTGGACAAAATCGTCGATAAAATCAAAAATATCCCGGATGTCTACACAGTCAGAAGGGTAACATCCTAA
- the deoC gene encoding deoxyribose-phosphate aldolase — translation MVEKLNKYIDHTLLRQDATEKEIKALCEEAKEYDFKSVCVQPYWVKKVEAFLTGSDVLVCTVVGFPHGANTAEVKTFETKQAVQNGADEVDMVINIGALKDGDHQTVEHEIAALVEAVKGKAILKVILETCLLTDEEKVIACQLAQKAGADFVKTSTGFSTGGATLEDVALMRKTVGPVMDVKASGGVRSYEDALAFIAAGATRLGTSSGKKIVEGWLAAK, via the coding sequence ATGGTTGAAAAATTAAACAAATATATTGATCACACTTTATTAAGACAAGATGCGACAGAGAAGGAAATCAAAGCCCTTTGCGAAGAAGCGAAGGAATACGACTTCAAATCCGTCTGCGTACAACCCTACTGGGTCAAAAAGGTTGAAGCCTTCCTGACCGGGTCGGATGTGCTTGTCTGCACTGTCGTCGGTTTTCCGCATGGCGCAAATACGGCTGAAGTGAAGACTTTCGAAACGAAACAAGCGGTTCAGAACGGTGCCGATGAAGTCGATATGGTCATCAACATCGGAGCATTGAAGGATGGGGATCACCAGACGGTCGAACATGAAATCGCAGCTTTGGTTGAAGCCGTCAAGGGCAAGGCAATCCTCAAGGTCATCCTCGAGACGTGCCTGTTGACCGATGAAGAGAAAGTGATCGCTTGCCAGTTGGCCCAAAAGGCGGGGGCCGATTTTGTCAAGACATCCACTGGTTTTTCAACTGGTGGCGCAACATTGGAAGATGTTGCACTGATGCGCAAGACAGTCGGACCTGTAATGGACGTAAAAGCAAGCGGAGGTGTGCGTTCCTATGAAGATGCCTTGGCTTTCATTGCAGCCGGCGCAACGCGCTTGGGCACTTCCAGCGGCAAAAAAATCGTCGAAGGTTGGCTTGCGGCAAAATAA
- a CDS encoding 16S rRNA (uracil(1498)-N(3))-methyltransferase → MQRYIIPPLTKEYQTQPIILSDDFHHHMVHVMRMKQGEQVYLADNSGISFVAEITDIAASTVSLKWVADEDRSTELPVKIAIACGLPKGDKLEYIVQKGTELGAAAFIPFAAKNAVVKWTADKSAKKQQRLQKIAKEAAEQSHRQKEPFVHPVHNLKELLAEAAKYSKVLVAYEEDAKAGEGSILVNTLENLQPGDSLLLLFGPEGGLAPEELAAFRQAGHKSCALGPRILRAETAPLYALAAVSYELELRKGADKNG, encoded by the coding sequence ATGCAGCGATACATCATTCCGCCTCTAACAAAAGAATATCAAACGCAGCCGATCATTTTATCGGATGATTTTCATCACCATATGGTGCATGTGATGCGCATGAAGCAGGGGGAGCAGGTCTATTTGGCCGACAACTCCGGTATTTCCTTCGTTGCGGAAATCACCGATATAGCAGCAAGCACCGTCAGCTTGAAGTGGGTGGCCGATGAAGACCGCTCCACGGAACTGCCGGTCAAGATTGCGATCGCTTGCGGCTTGCCGAAAGGCGACAAGCTGGAGTACATCGTACAGAAGGGCACAGAGCTGGGCGCGGCAGCCTTCATCCCGTTCGCGGCCAAGAATGCGGTTGTTAAATGGACAGCTGATAAAAGCGCAAAAAAACAGCAGCGCCTGCAGAAAATTGCGAAAGAGGCAGCTGAGCAATCGCACCGCCAAAAAGAACCGTTTGTGCATCCTGTCCACAACCTCAAGGAGTTGCTGGCGGAAGCGGCAAAATACAGCAAAGTGTTGGTTGCCTATGAAGAAGATGCAAAAGCCGGCGAAGGCAGCATCTTAGTGAATACATTGGAAAATCTCCAACCAGGCGATTCGCTACTGCTTCTGTTCGGGCCTGAAGGCGGGTTGGCACCGGAAGAACTGGCGGCTTTCAGACAAGCCGGCCATAAGAGCTGTGCGTTGGGACCGAGGATTTTGCGGGCTGAAACAGCGCCTTTGTACGCATTGGCGGCAGTATCCTATGAACTGGAATTAAGAAAAGGAGCGGATAAAAATGGTTGA
- the prmA gene encoding 50S ribosomal protein L11 methyltransferase — translation MEWNEVKVVTATEAVEAVSNILMEAGAKGVAIDDELDFVNLQDDGFGQIKEERALPEEGHSVYIMAYYPNNASFQDTVLFIKEQLAELVKIDLKIGKNELQINQVKEEDWENSWKEYFHPIRLTRFLTIVPYWEEYTPEDEKEMLIQLDPGMAFGTGTHPTTRLSIEALEAVMRGGEKVIDVGTGSGVLSIAAKAMGAETVYAYDIDEIATRVSKENIAYNAYASDVIVKENNLLVGIADQEADIIVANILAEILLLLLPDAFKNLKDDGYFILSGIIDSKKEELIEALISNGFEIEQEKQMKDWVCLICTKKLED, via the coding sequence ATGGAATGGAATGAAGTGAAGGTTGTGACTGCTACCGAAGCGGTTGAGGCTGTATCGAATATATTGATGGAAGCCGGTGCGAAAGGTGTCGCCATAGATGACGAATTGGACTTCGTCAATCTGCAGGATGATGGTTTCGGCCAGATCAAAGAGGAACGGGCTTTGCCTGAGGAAGGGCACTCCGTCTATATCATGGCTTATTATCCGAACAATGCGAGTTTCCAGGACACCGTGTTGTTCATCAAAGAACAACTGGCAGAGCTGGTAAAAATTGATCTGAAGATCGGAAAGAATGAGCTGCAGATCAACCAAGTGAAAGAAGAGGATTGGGAAAATTCCTGGAAAGAATATTTCCATCCGATCCGCCTTACTCGCTTTTTGACGATCGTACCTTATTGGGAAGAGTACACGCCTGAAGATGAGAAAGAAATGCTGATTCAATTGGATCCCGGGATGGCCTTCGGCACCGGCACGCATCCGACGACACGTCTGTCCATCGAAGCACTCGAAGCAGTGATGCGCGGCGGCGAAAAAGTGATCGATGTCGGAACCGGGTCAGGCGTGCTGAGCATAGCAGCCAAGGCCATGGGTGCGGAAACTGTCTATGCCTACGATATCGACGAAATCGCAACCCGTGTTTCCAAAGAGAACATCGCTTATAATGCGTATGCTTCGGATGTCATCGTCAAAGAAAACAACCTTTTGGTGGGGATTGCCGATCAGGAGGCGGACATCATCGTAGCGAATATCCTGGCGGAAATCCTGCTGCTGTTACTTCCGGACGCTTTTAAGAACCTCAAGGACGATGGCTATTTCATCCTCTCGGGCATCATCGATTCAAAGAAAGAGGAACTGATTGAAGCTTTGATCAGCAACGGCTTTGAGATCGAGCAAGAAAAGCAAATGAAAGATTGGGTCTGCCTGATCTGCACAAAAAAATTGGAGGATTGA
- a CDS encoding DUF3013 family protein, protein MDKSMIDKIHEELEEQHLPCEWRLEWHKPFHTVEIVLLLEVSYPPDNSISDIFGHSNHEDRFIFEDSVLFYDRASSKIRAEEYLTGIPFDRKKGIQGGLAEAVVKNLRLTVGEANSKLRDFLNNDGDSSFELHWNELNFMQTIETLKELGRFDETYYRYP, encoded by the coding sequence ATGGACAAAAGTATGATCGACAAAATCCACGAGGAATTGGAAGAACAGCACTTGCCCTGTGAGTGGCGATTGGAGTGGCATAAACCCTTCCATACAGTCGAAATTGTGTTATTATTAGAAGTCAGTTATCCTCCAGACAATAGTATTTCTGATATTTTTGGCCATTCGAATCATGAAGATCGGTTCATTTTTGAAGATTCCGTTTTGTTCTATGATCGCGCATCCTCCAAAATACGGGCGGAGGAATATTTGACCGGCATCCCATTCGACCGGAAAAAAGGGATCCAGGGCGGTTTGGCCGAAGCGGTTGTCAAGAACTTACGCCTGACGGTCGGCGAAGCAAACAGCAAACTCAGGGATTTTCTGAACAATGATGGGGACTCCAGCTTCGAATTGCATTGGAATGAGCTGAATTTTATGCAGACAATCGAAACACTGAAGGAATTAGGAAGATTTGATGAAACGTATTATCGTTATCCTTGA
- the gpsB gene encoding cell division regulator GpsB, producing the protein MADKNLTTKDILQKEFKSAMRGYNVAEVDEFLDMIIRDYESYQKDLSYLQSENERLMSRVDELTKQAVLAKPTQSNVSSVGSGVTNFDILKRLSNLEKHVFGSKLDETNEEAN; encoded by the coding sequence ATGGCAGATAAAAATCTAACAACTAAAGATATTCTGCAAAAAGAATTCAAAAGCGCTATGAGAGGCTATAACGTTGCAGAAGTCGATGAATTCCTGGATATGATCATAAGAGACTATGAATCCTATCAAAAAGATCTTTCTTATCTTCAAAGCGAAAATGAACGTTTGATGAGCCGTGTTGACGAGTTGACGAAGCAAGCAGTTTTAGCTAAGCCGACGCAGTCGAATGTATCTTCAGTCGGCAGTGGTGTAACGAACTTTGACATTCTGAAACGCCTTTCCAACTTGGAGAAACATGTATTCGGTTCAAAACTGGATGAAACAAACGAAGAAGCAAACTAG
- a CDS encoding class I SAM-dependent RNA methyltransferase: MKTYQLVATAASGIEAITGNELKKMGYNVQVENGKAYFTGTEADIITTNLWLRTADRIKIVFGKFEAKTFDDLFEQTKALPWEQILPMDAEFPVSGKSQKSTLYSVPDCQAIVKKAIVNRLSEYYHRRTRLPESGALYPIEVAINKDEVILTIDTSGSSLFKRGYRSEKGGAPLKENMAAALVMLTNWYPDRPFYDPTCGSGTIPIEAALIGLNIAPGLKRSFPSEEWNIFEEGLWDRIRNEAKAAANFDVKLDIGGSDIDPHVIAIAKSNAEKAGVVDYVTFRQLALADFTTTKEYGTIVCNPPYGERLSDQEEIEILYKEMGQVFRPLKTWSKYILTSELLFEEFYGERATKKRKLYNGRLRTDLFQYWGTRPPRIKKELDTNETKEK, encoded by the coding sequence ATGAAAACATATCAATTAGTGGCTACGGCCGCAAGCGGCATCGAAGCCATCACCGGCAATGAGCTGAAGAAAATGGGCTACAACGTCCAGGTCGAAAACGGCAAAGCCTACTTCACCGGTACGGAAGCGGACATCATCACAACCAACCTATGGCTGCGCACCGCTGACCGCATCAAAATCGTGTTCGGCAAATTCGAAGCCAAAACTTTCGATGACCTTTTCGAGCAAACGAAAGCTTTGCCATGGGAACAAATCCTTCCGATGGATGCGGAATTCCCGGTTTCCGGCAAATCGCAAAAATCGACTTTGTACAGTGTCCCCGATTGCCAAGCGATCGTCAAAAAGGCCATCGTCAACCGCCTGAGCGAATACTATCACCGCCGTACCCGTTTGCCTGAATCCGGCGCACTCTATCCGATTGAAGTCGCCATCAACAAGGATGAAGTGATCCTGACGATCGACACGAGCGGTTCCAGCCTTTTCAAACGCGGTTACCGTTCCGAAAAAGGTGGCGCACCATTGAAGGAAAATATGGCAGCCGCTTTGGTGATGCTGACCAATTGGTACCCTGATCGTCCCTTCTATGATCCGACTTGCGGTTCCGGCACTATTCCGATCGAAGCGGCTTTGATCGGTCTGAATATCGCTCCGGGATTAAAACGCTCTTTCCCTTCCGAAGAATGGAACATTTTTGAAGAAGGCTTATGGGATCGCATCCGCAACGAGGCAAAAGCTGCCGCGAATTTCGATGTGAAATTGGATATCGGCGGTTCGGACATCGATCCACATGTCATCGCCATCGCGAAGAGCAATGCCGAAAAAGCAGGCGTTGTGGATTATGTCACTTTCAGACAATTGGCTTTGGCCGACTTCACGACAACCAAGGAATACGGCACGATCGTCTGCAACCCGCCATACGGCGAGCGCCTTTCCGATCAGGAAGAGATCGAAATACTCTACAAAGAGATGGGCCAAGTTTTCCGTCCGTTGAAGACATGGAGCAAGTACATCCTGACGAGCGAATTGCTTTTCGAAGAATTCTACGGCGAAAGAGCCACGAAAAAACGCAAACTCTACAACGGCAGATTGCGTACCGATCTGTTCCAATATTGGGGAACGCGCCCGCCAAGAATCAAAAAAGAGCTTGATACCAACGAAACCAAAGAGAAATAA
- a CDS encoding alcohol dehydrogenase catalytic domain-containing protein encodes MKANIMYAAGDVRVEEISVPEIQKPTDVILKVVVACICGSDLHPYHSMHAHEHGEGEAMGHEVLGRIDVMGSEVSGFKKGDLVVVPFAYGDNTCPFCKEGLMTSCVNGGFMTGCQAEYVRVPQAQGSMFKLPDYIDENSPLLPSLLTLSDVYGTGYHAAVMGGVNENSTVTVIGDGAVGLLAVLSAKKLGAKKIILMGRHKERTDLGIDFGATDVIAERGEEGIAKVKELTNGEGTHVVLECVGLMPAYEMSLGAVRAGGVISRVGVPQYVEAPVGFASLFGRNIMLTGGPAPTRAYMEELLPDILDGTLEPGRVFDVTVDLDGVPDGYRAMDNREALKVLIRP; translated from the coding sequence ATGAAAGCAAACATAATGTACGCGGCCGGCGATGTGCGCGTGGAAGAAATTTCCGTCCCTGAAATACAGAAACCAACGGATGTGATCCTGAAAGTGGTGGTTGCCTGCATCTGCGGAAGTGACTTGCATCCATACCACAGCATGCATGCGCACGAGCACGGTGAAGGCGAAGCGATGGGGCATGAGGTGCTCGGCAGGATCGACGTAATGGGTTCTGAAGTTTCTGGATTCAAAAAAGGCGATTTGGTCGTTGTTCCTTTCGCATACGGCGACAACACTTGTCCGTTTTGTAAAGAAGGCTTGATGACTTCCTGCGTAAATGGCGGCTTCATGACCGGTTGCCAAGCGGAATACGTTCGGGTGCCTCAAGCGCAGGGCAGCATGTTTAAATTGCCCGACTACATTGACGAGAATTCTCCTCTGTTGCCTTCGTTGTTGACTTTATCCGATGTATACGGAACGGGTTATCATGCGGCAGTAATGGGCGGCGTCAACGAGAATTCGACTGTGACGGTCATCGGAGACGGTGCTGTAGGCCTTCTGGCTGTCCTTTCAGCGAAGAAACTTGGAGCGAAAAAGATTATCTTGATGGGCCGTCACAAAGAGCGTACCGATCTTGGGATTGACTTCGGCGCTACGGATGTCATCGCTGAACGAGGCGAAGAGGGGATCGCGAAGGTCAAGGAATTGACTAACGGGGAGGGCACGCATGTCGTGCTCGAATGTGTCGGTCTGATGCCCGCTTATGAGATGAGCCTGGGTGCTGTCCGTGCCGGCGGAGTCATCAGCCGTGTCGGTGTTCCCCAGTATGTCGAAGCACCAGTCGGCTTTGCGAGTCTTTTCGGCCGCAACATCATGCTTACCGGAGGACCGGCACCAACACGTGCCTACATGGAAGAGCTTTTACCGGATATCCTTGACGGCACGCTCGAACCTGGCCGTGTCTTCGATGTGACAGTCGATCTGGACGGGGTTCCTGATGGCTACAGAGCCATGGACAATCGCGAAGCGTTGAAAGTTCTGATCAGACCTTAA
- a CDS encoding aldo/keto reductase — protein sequence MKYTSVGRTGIKVSELCFGAMSFGGDADEETSKALYNRCLEAGINFFDTADMYSHGRSEEILGKLMKGQREELVIASKVFFPTSKTPNINERGLSRKHILTSIDASLKRLDTDYIDFYILHYFDPTTDIELTLRTLDDLQKQGKILYSGVSNWAAWQIMDALGISERELLSRFEIMEPLYNLAKRQSEVELLPLAEAKNIGVIPYSPLGAGLLTGKYGSAKQPDSGRLVDSELNRLRYQHDLELADRFAAFANKLGVSPATLAVAWARSHPAVTAPIIGARNLAQLEDSLAAADFEMTPELRAEISSLSLAPEPATGRSEEKTLGQFGVGQK from the coding sequence ATGAAGTACACATCAGTTGGCAGAACAGGCATCAAAGTTTCTGAATTGTGTTTCGGAGCCATGTCTTTTGGTGGCGATGCGGATGAAGAAACGTCCAAAGCATTGTATAACCGCTGTCTTGAGGCTGGAATCAATTTTTTTGATACAGCAGATATGTATTCGCACGGCCGGTCCGAAGAAATTCTCGGGAAATTGATGAAGGGGCAACGGGAGGAGCTTGTGATCGCAAGCAAAGTCTTCTTCCCGACATCGAAAACACCGAATATCAATGAGCGCGGTCTATCCCGTAAACATATACTCACAAGCATCGACGCCAGTCTGAAACGATTGGATACGGACTACATCGATTTCTATATCCTGCATTATTTCGACCCGACTACCGATATTGAATTGACTCTACGCACTTTGGATGATCTGCAAAAACAAGGGAAAATCCTCTACTCCGGCGTCAGCAATTGGGCTGCCTGGCAGATCATGGATGCGCTTGGCATTTCGGAAAGGGAGTTGCTCAGCCGCTTCGAAATCATGGAACCTTTGTATAACTTGGCGAAACGGCAATCCGAAGTGGAATTGTTGCCTTTGGCTGAAGCCAAGAACATCGGGGTTATTCCCTACAGCCCACTCGGAGCAGGCTTGCTGACGGGGAAATACGGATCGGCTAAACAACCGGATTCCGGCCGTCTCGTCGACAGCGAACTGAACCGTTTGCGTTATCAACATGACTTGGAACTTGCAGATCGTTTTGCGGCCTTCGCAAATAAATTGGGCGTCAGCCCGGCAACATTGGCGGTGGCATGGGCAAGAAGCCATCCAGCTGTGACCGCTCCGATCATCGGGGCCCGGAATCTGGCCCAATTGGAGGACTCCTTGGCTGCAGCCGATTTTGAGATGACGCCTGAATTGCGGGCTGAAATCAGTTCGCTTTCCCTAGCCCCGGAACCGGCTACTGGCCGCTCGGAAGAAAAAACGCTCGGCCAGTTCGGCGTGGGGCAAAAATAA